The proteins below come from a single Asanoa ferruginea genomic window:
- a CDS encoding ABC transporter ATP-binding protein, with amino-acid sequence MTETLVQEPGAAPVEPSRRRAEPLLVVDDLTKHFPVRSGMFGRSALVRAVDGVSFSVDAGETLGLVGESGCGKTTTGRMLVRLLEPTSGKITFEGKDISHAKGSGLRQLRQDMQIIFQDPYASLNPRHTVGRIVAMPLQVNGIKPPGGVKKRVQELLELVGLNPEHYNRYPHEFSGGQRQRIGVARALALRPKIIVADEPVSALDVSIQAQVINLLRELQRELDLAFVFIAHDLAVVRHFCQRIAVMYLGKMVEVGDRNMIYERPAHPYTRALLSAVPDVTKMGASGRIRLEGDVPTPLNPPSGCRFRTRCWKAQEICATQEPPLSIKPNGSLAACHFPEDGTIK; translated from the coding sequence ATGACCGAGACCCTGGTTCAGGAGCCCGGCGCCGCGCCGGTCGAGCCGTCCCGCCGCCGGGCCGAGCCGCTGCTGGTCGTCGACGACCTGACCAAGCACTTCCCGGTGCGGTCGGGGATGTTCGGCCGGTCCGCGCTGGTGCGTGCCGTCGACGGCGTCAGCTTCTCGGTCGACGCGGGCGAGACCCTCGGTCTCGTCGGCGAGTCCGGCTGCGGCAAGACCACGACGGGCCGGATGCTGGTCCGCCTGCTCGAGCCGACCAGCGGAAAGATCACCTTCGAGGGCAAGGACATCAGCCACGCGAAGGGCTCCGGGCTGCGTCAGCTCCGGCAGGACATGCAGATCATTTTCCAGGACCCCTACGCGTCGCTCAACCCGCGCCACACGGTCGGCCGGATCGTCGCGATGCCGCTCCAGGTCAACGGCATCAAGCCGCCGGGTGGCGTGAAGAAGCGCGTCCAGGAGCTGCTGGAGCTGGTCGGCCTCAACCCCGAGCACTACAACCGCTACCCGCACGAGTTCTCCGGCGGCCAGCGGCAGCGCATCGGTGTGGCGCGCGCGCTCGCGCTGCGCCCGAAGATCATCGTCGCCGACGAGCCGGTCTCCGCGCTCGACGTGTCGATCCAGGCCCAGGTCATCAACCTGCTGCGCGAGTTGCAGCGCGAGCTCGACCTGGCGTTCGTCTTCATCGCGCACGACCTGGCCGTGGTCCGCCACTTCTGCCAGCGGATCGCGGTGATGTACCTCGGCAAGATGGTCGAGGTCGGCGACCGCAACATGATCTACGAGCGCCCGGCGCACCCCTACACCCGCGCGCTGCTCTCGGCGGTGCCCGACGTGACGAAGATGGGCGCCTCCGGCCGGATCCGGCTGGAAGGCGACGTGCCGACGCCGCTCAACCCGCCGTCGGGCTGCCGCTTCCGCACGCGCTGCTGGAAGGCGCAGGAAATCTGCGCCACCCAGGAGCCGCCGCTGAGCATCAAGCCCAACGGATCGCTCGCCGCCTGCCACTTCCCGGAAGACGGCACCATCAAATAG